The following proteins come from a genomic window of Leguminivora glycinivorella isolate SPB_JAAS2020 chromosome 6, LegGlyc_1.1, whole genome shotgun sequence:
- the LOC125227474 gene encoding pyruvate kinase-like, translating to MMSENMTLPWHISLEDAPTLKKDNFPSETSLLKHYCKLDVHQNPCEELQTGIMCDISINNREPGNVQRLISSGMTVARLNMRDMEPNGCTQLIQSIRQAVYNYSAELQYVYPLAVIVDVRGPDIVTGDLKSGPRTTVELYQGGTIRLTTDASWRESGTAECLFVGYDRLTDLAKGDNIIIDSLTPDKIKLVVSKVGDDSVECVIAVGGTIGAKMTVRISSAPLANFVTQNDSRESIVCGESIGEQLFEHMEGQIAWALASDVDAILISNAQQRNDIRQVRELMQDKGKHLLLFACIDTTLGLDNIDEIIDEADGIFLDRSILAIDLPIEKSFIAQKVILAKCNNIGKPCICKAVINEQIPTLCVTDMANLILDGADVLSLEFNYDSPLKKFAACYDAHRMAEHCVAAASVIGRHAERIVWQPRTYGNIELMQSPLKEPTQAICVTAVELAERSNACVIICLTNSGRTAKIISHARPSCPVVAVTRMCHAARQLRFWRGVRSVHYFETPKENWISEVDARLQAGLNYCKAKCILRGGDAYVAVTGSRRGVGYCDSVRLLYASARDTVFVE from the coding sequence ATGATGTCCGAAAATATGACACTTCCATGGCACATTTCCTTAGAAGATGCCCCAACCCTAAAAAAAGATAACTTTCCTTCCGAGACATCATTGTTAAAGCACTATTGCAAATTAGATGTACATCAAAATCCTTGTGAAGAGTTGCAGACAGGTATTATGTGTGACATTAGTATCAATAATAGAGAACCTGGCAACGTCCAAAGGCTAATCTCCTCAGGGATGACAGTCGCTCGCCTCAATATGAGAGATATGGAACCAAATGGTTGTACCCAACTAATTCAGAGCATTCGACAAGCGGTATATAATTATAGTGCTGAATTGCAATACGTTTATCCATTGGCGGTCATTGTTGATGTTAGAGGTCCTGATATTGTTACTGGTGATTTAAAAAGCGGTCCACGTACCACCGTTGAACTATACCAAGGCGGTACTATACGTTTGACTACTGATGCTAGCTGGCGCGAAAGCGGTACAGCAGAATGTCTTTTTGTTGGATATGATCGTCTAACTGATCTTGCAAAAGgagataatataattattgataGTTTAACTCCAGATAAGATAAAGTTGGTGGTTTCCAAAGTGGGTGATGATTCTGTGGAATGCGTAATTGCAGTAGGAGGAACGATCGGTGCCAAAATGACGGTCCGGATTTCATCGGCACCACTTGCAAATTTTGTAACTCAAAACGACAGTCGTGAATCAATAGTGTGTGGTGAATCTATAGGAGAACAACTATTCGAACATATGGAAGGACAAATCGCGTGGGCCCTTGCTTCTGACGTTGATGCGATTTTAATTTCTAACGCTCAACAAAGAAACGATATAAGACAAGTACGAGAATTAATGCAGGATAAAGGAAAACATTTACTTTTGTTTGCTTGCATTGATACCACTTTAGGATTAGATAACATAGACGAAATAATTGATGAAGCTGACGGAATTTTCTTAGATCGAAGCATTCTCGCCATAGATTTGCCAATAGAGAAATCATTTATCGCACAAAAGGTCATCCTTgcaaaatgtaataatattgGCAAACCATGTATTTGTAAAGCGGTTATAAACGAGCAAATTCCTACATTATGTGTAACTGATATGGCAAATCTCATACTGGATGGTGCAGATGTCCTTTCTTTAGAGTTTAACTATGATTCTCCTTTAAAAAAGTTTGCTGCTTGTTACGATGCACACCGTATGGCAGAACACTGCGTCGCAGCTGCGTCTGTTATTGGTAGACACGCAGAACGTATAGTGTGGCAACCACGGACTTATGGAAATATCGAACTAATGCAAAGTCCGCTCAAGGAACCAACTCAAGCAATCTGCGTAACTGCAGTAGAATTAGCAGAGCGATCTAATGCGTGTGTAATTATATGCTTGACAAATTCTGGACGAACTGCAAAAATTATTTCACACGCTCGACCATCCTGCCCTGTGGTGGCGGTCACCCGAATGTGCCACGCTGCTAGGCAGCTACGTTTCTGGCGAGGTGTTCGATCGGTGCATTATTTCGAAACTCCTAAAGAAAACTGGATATCTGAAGTAGATGCTAGACTTCAGGCTGGATTAAACTATTGCAAGGCTAAATGCATCTTGCGAGGAGGTGACGCTTATGTTGCAGTTACAGGATCTCGTCGAGGTGTAGGATATTGTGATTCTGTTAGACTCTTGTACGCAAGTGCCCGTGATACTGTGTTTGTAGAGTAA